From the genome of Deinococcus sp. JMULE3, one region includes:
- the argJ gene encoding bifunctional glutamate N-acetyltransferase/amino-acid acetyltransferase ArgJ: MSLTFPTGFTAAAMAAGIKPSGKTDLSGVTSSTDCTWAFAGTRSTTAAACVTRNRDLYAQGAPIRALLVNAGNANAATGTRGAHDNADMADAFGSVLNVQPEAVLTASTGIIGHLLPMDKVLSGIEHLPDELDSGADAFASAIMTTDTRPKTASATLSSGARIVGTAKGSGMIHPDMATMFAFAFTDAEIDQAALRDAFPAIVNRTFNAVTVDGDTSTNDMAVVLCNGQAGPADLTEFLAALEGVMRDLARQIAADGEGATKLLTVQVSGARTEAEALAAARTCCVSPLLKSAVHGNDPNWGRVIMAVGRSGAGVNIEKLRVTVQDHPVFQGKPLPYDDAQVSASMKAEEVVFTIDLGVGDARGEAWGCDLSAEYVSINADYTT; this comes from the coding sequence ATGAGCCTCACCTTTCCCACCGGTTTCACCGCCGCCGCCATGGCCGCCGGGATCAAACCCAGCGGCAAGACCGACCTGAGCGGCGTCACCAGCAGCACTGACTGCACCTGGGCGTTCGCGGGGACGCGCAGCACCACCGCCGCCGCGTGCGTCACCCGCAACCGCGACCTGTACGCGCAGGGCGCCCCCATCCGCGCGCTGCTCGTGAACGCCGGGAACGCCAACGCCGCCACCGGCACCCGCGGCGCCCATGACAACGCCGACATGGCCGACGCGTTCGGCAGCGTCCTGAACGTCCAGCCCGAAGCGGTCCTGACCGCCAGCACCGGCATCATCGGGCACCTGCTGCCCATGGATAAGGTCCTCAGCGGCATCGAGCACCTGCCCGACGAACTCGACAGCGGCGCGGACGCCTTCGCCAGCGCCATCATGACCACCGACACCCGACCCAAGACCGCGTCAGCCACCCTGAGCAGCGGGGCGCGCATCGTCGGCACCGCCAAGGGCAGCGGCATGATCCACCCCGACATGGCGACCATGTTCGCCTTCGCGTTCACCGACGCAGAAATCGATCAGGCCGCGCTGCGCGACGCGTTCCCCGCCATCGTGAACCGCACCTTCAACGCCGTCACCGTCGACGGCGACACCAGCACCAACGACATGGCCGTCGTCCTGTGCAACGGCCAGGCCGGACCCGCCGACCTCACCGAATTCCTGGCCGCCCTTGAGGGCGTCATGCGTGACCTCGCCCGGCAGATCGCCGCCGACGGCGAAGGCGCCACCAAACTCCTGACCGTGCAGGTCAGCGGCGCCCGCACCGAAGCCGAGGCCCTCGCCGCCGCCCGCACCTGCTGCGTCAGCCCCCTCCTGAAAAGCGCCGTGCACGGCAACGACCCCAACTGGGGCCGCGTCATCATGGCCGTCGGCCGCAGCGGCGCCGGCGTGAACATCGAGAAACTCCGCGTCACTGTGCAGGACCACCCGGTCTTCCAGGGCAAACCCCTCCCGTACGACGACGCGCAGGTCAGCGCCAGCATGAAAGCCGAGGAGGTCGTCTTCACCATCGACCTCGGCGTCGGCGACGCGCGCGGCGAGGCCTGGGGCTGCGACCTCAGCGCCGAATACGTCAGCATCAACGCCGACTACACGACCTGA